The genomic window CTAATAAATGGCCGGTCCACACAGCAGTTTAGCGGGGTGCTTACTTCCACACTTCCTGCACATTTCAGCCTTGCTTCAACGCTCTTAATCCTTGGTTTCCCCTTACCTTGCAGAGAACCACCAGACGTTTAACCCGTCAAACTCTTCCACCTACAAGAGCACAAGCCAGAGCCTGTCCATCCAGTATGGCactggcagcatggagggtgTCGTGGGCTCTGACACTGTCACCGTAAGTCACCTGTGGCCCTTGCACCTCGCAGGGGCTGGATTCTCATGGTGGCACCCCTAGGTGGGACCTGCTGTGTCTGCTCCTCGCTATCCAGGGATCACACCTATTCCTGCTGCCGTATTGCAATGGTCTTTCCAGCTTGGTTATCAGCTCATGGCAGCCTTGACTTTTCCCCAGGTGGCCTCCCTGGTGGACACCAACCAGCTCTTCAGCTTGAGCGCCACCGAGCCAGGCAAATTCTTCATCTTCATCAAATTTGATGGGATCCTGGGCTTAGGCTACCCAAGTCTGGCCACCAGTGAGATCATGCCAGTCATTCATAACATGATGAAGGAGGGCTTGGTGGAGCAGAACCTCTTTTCCATCTACCTGTCCCAGTAAGCAGCACTGGCTCCCATGAGATTGGAATGGTTTCACTGGCATCATTatgtctgctgctgcttctctatcctgttgctgctgccttctggcTGCTGTCTCCAAAATATCTCAGTATGTAAGGGCAGGGGTGCTCTTGGCCAGTGTGTTATTCTCTGGCCACCAGAATCTTTGGGGAATTTTGCACTCTTTTTGGTTTGTTGGGGGAATGTCTCTGGTTTCCAGCCAGCCACATGCCTCTGCTGCaattcctcttttccctttccctgggCCCGAAGGACCTGGCATTTGTACTGTCACACAGATGATTCACCAATGCTCAGTAATGAGGAAGGGACCAGATGTGACTGTACCATCACAGACAGTGTTTTTCCCCCCAGGACTGCAGGCCCCGCTGTTTCGAGCTAACTAACTGCCTCAAAGCTGCATGATAAACCTggggctgtttttttcttttgtgcatcATCCAGAGAGACAACAGGGAGCGTCGTCACCTTCGGTGGAGTCGATGAATCCTACTTCACCAGCCCCATCAACTGGATCCCTGTCTCTTACCAAGGTTACTGGCAAATCTCCATGGACAGGTAACGCAACAGCTCTGCTCATTTATGCTCGTTTCTAACCCACCCAATGAGCCTGACCCAAGACCATCAACATCAGGGGCCTTCTGCCAGTGTCTAATGCCCCATAGCTGTGGGATGCAGAAGGCCAGAGGGAGGAAATGCCTACATACCGCTGCAATTCCTACCAGAAATGGAAATGCCTTGGGACTCAGTCTAGTTCCAAATCACCTGTAGCACCCAACCAGTTGTTTAACGGCCCTGTGCTTTGTTtgttccctccctccctgctgccgGGGTCATCGTGGATGGCCAGGAGGTTGCATGCAGTGGTGGCTGCCCAGCCATCGTTGACACCGGCACGTCCTTTGTGGCTGGGCCATCTTCAGGCATCGGTAACATCCAGAGCGCAATCGGGGCCACTCCAGGCACATATGGGCAGGTGAGAGCACCCGGTGCTCTCAGGGAGCTGGTTACTTCTTATCAGCCGTTCTGTACCTCGGAGCCTCTTTCCTCCGCAGTACGACGTGAACTGCAACTACATTGGTGCCATGCCCGACGTCGTCTTTGTCATCAGCGGAGTTCAGTACCCCGTGTCCGCCTCGGCTTACACGGAGCAGTTAAGGGGGGGACTTCCAGAACACCTCTGGGAACCTCTGGATCCTGGGAGATGTCTTCATCAGGGTGTACTACAGCATCTTTGACCGAGCCAACAACCGAGTTGGATTGGCCAAGGCTATTTAGCTCCACCATGATGCCAGTGGTGCCATGGCTTCATCACTCAACCAGACCACAACCATATTTATCAGGTAGTAGGGCCTTAGTAATGAGAGATTCTCTCCTGTACATAATCTTACTGCTGGTGACATCCTCTCTGGCACATGAATAAATTGATCACTGATGATTCAGAGTTGGTGGCAGCACCTTTATTTGTGATAAAACAGTAAGAATTAGGAAGGAAGGGTTACAGACGTGctgcttcatttctctttggCCAACACAGCAAGACTTACTTTGGCCTTTAGGAGCTGAAGTCTTGCCTAGTGGTGGCTAAATAAGGAGTTCCTTAGAAAGTCAAAGTTGACTCTTTCATTGGGGCTGTGTCAACTGGccaaaaaatgtgaagaaaaaacagatctccacctggggagaagagggaaagaggatAAATTCACCTGCCCAATGAGGTCCCTGTAGACCCACATTCACGTCCCACCAGTGGGTCATCCAGCGACTCCCCATCCCTCGCTTGGGGCTAGGTTAGCCAAGGCACCTCCCATCCCAGAGCCCCGTTTCATCTGTGCGCACACCAAAACCTGCCCAGCGCCCTCCCGACGTGGCCGAACCCCCTCTGACCCCCTGCACGGTCTCCGTTAGACCTCGCTCAGGGCAGAGAGTCAGCGATGCCCCGCGGACTGCCAGGGGCCAAGGCGCGCAGCGGGAGCTGGCAGGCTCACCCAACGCCTGCCATCCCATCgcaaagcagctgcaggagcgGATGTCCGGCTGATCCCTGTCTTGCTTCAATTTCTGCAGTTCAGAGCAGGGTGTTTATACTTAAATTGCGATCCTTTACAGAGAAAACACCCAGGGTCCCTTTTTCAGCACCGGAGTAGTCTGTGCTCAGAGACAGCCAGTAAGAGCCTGGAAACACCAACTCTATCAGTTTGCTTCCTCAGTTACAGTCTTTActactgggaaagaaaaatgctaaaatatttattttatgaccATTTTCCCCTGCAACGATCAGGAGAGTTCCTTCCctgattttgcttcatttctttaaagcagcagctcccgttttttaatgaaaattaccTCCATCCCTATAAAACcacattaaaaatgaaggaTGCGTCTTTCCTCCAGAGCAGCTTGTTCTCTCCAGGAGGCCGTTAGAGAAATCCAAgagtctctgctgctgcttaatTTCTGCTGTGCTCAGGGATAAGGGGATATTGgcattaattttcattaaatgagGCTATGTTGCTCATGGGACCTGCAGATCGCTTACCCTGGTGGGGCCAGCTCAGGAGGATGCAGAGCATCAGTGACCAGCCAGGCACTGGGGAGATGGTTTCTAGCAGGGGTGTTAAACGCTGCAGTGGGTTTGCCTTAAACAAGCCCTGacttggagagaaaaaattaGCCGAGGCTGAGCTTAGCCCATCAAATCGCAGGACTTGCTCTTGGGAGCAGCAGGGGAGGTCCAGGTGCTCGGGGTCAGCAGCGAATTTCTcgcttctccccccccccctgcgAAAGCTGCTCCCTCTCGCAGCCGGCGAGATGCAAGTACAGGAGGTGGGATGTGGGAAACGCTGTGATTTATCCTCGCCGACTGCCTGAGCTCAGACAGCTCGGGCACgcaataaagaaataaatcagcTAAAAGCTTTGAAACATTAATTGGAGGTGGGAGGACATGCATGCCGTGGAACGGTCTATGGCCAGGGATACGTCTAGCCTGGAGTGCCATCTCGTGGCTGCCGTGCCaagcctgtgctgctgcccatGGTGGGATCCCACAAAGACCAGGTGGGTTTTCCCAGATCGTCCTCTCCATTTCCCAGGTGGGAAACTGTGCTCAGAGCTCGTATATCCCTGCGGATATATTCGGCAGCCAAATTGCGCGGTGTGGCTTCCAAGGCCATCTCCAACGCACCGCTGGCTGGGTGTGCAGTATTGTACAGCGCCGTGCACACGAAGGGGTGCAGGAGCCTCTGAAGCAGCCCCAGCGCTGGGCGCACGTGGCTCCAGGTCACCCACGAGGTGTTACAACGTGCAGCATGAGACCATACTTTCTCCGGCTGCAACCTCCTCCCGAGCAGCTTGATAGTTTTTCTGCCCAATTAGTTCACCAATTTAAGAATTTAATCAGATGAAACGTCTTGATTTCTCCAAGAAATTGGAGCTTCACCGCGACACTAATAAACTCAATTTCTCAACGTTAAATGTGCTAAATTAAAGTCTCGGCAGCTTATCCCCCCCCACCCTCTTGGGGCACGCGAGGTTCAGGCTGGCTGAAGCGAAAAAGCTGGTGGGCAAGAGGCGAGGGCAGCACCTCGGATCAGAGCATCCGTCTCGGCTCCCGGCTTAGAGCCACGCAAGGCAGCGGCATGCGGGCGCCCGGGGCTTTCTTGGAGATTTCAGttagaaaaaggagggaaacaaacatttaaacTTGCTCcgaggatttaaaaaaaaaaaaaaaaaaaaaaaaaaaaaaaaagccaagacaCTGTTCGGACAAAGCCgaactttttcttctccatggCAATATAAAATCTCCAGGGAGAGTTCAGCCATATGCCTGCTTGCTAGAGGCCATGAGTAATTTGCTCGTTAGGGCTTGACTCAAGATCCACGCAGCTAACGAGCTGTTCATTGAGTTCCTTGAGCTTTGAGTCTATTTTGAGGGAGATACTACGCTGCAGATTGTGCTGGAAATGTGTTTTCTAGTAGGTTTTTATCAAGCGCCAGTTGAGCGTTGACACTGAGTATTCGTTCAGGTTTCCTCTCGTTCACTTTAGGGTAAATCAGAAGTTCTCTAGTGTGTTTGAGGAGGATTAATGCTTCTGGCCTCATCAGCCACAGCAGAGATCAGGGAAACAGGGCTGTTGCCCTGCGAACAGGCTTTAGATGCTTGGTCTGCTGCTACAGGCGGCAGCAGGTCCTGTTTATGGCTGAAATTGGAGCAACCACAGTGTGAGTTTGCAGGTGGAAACCAGCCCCAGCTGCTGGTGAGCTCGCTCCAGCTGTGCAGCCTGCGCTCCAGCTGGGCTGCAAATACGCCGGATGCAATCACATGGCACAACCCGTCCGTTCTCAGCAGGATTACATGCCGAGGCCAGCACGATACTTCAGGATGGCCACGTGCAGGGATGCTCTGAGGCCAGACCCAGGCCCTAGAAGTCCCAGACCTTGCAAAGGTGATGCCAACAGACCTGGGTGGGAGCAGAGCCGTGGCCAGCGAGAGCCCGCAGCAGGCAGATCTGGAGCGCGAAGCTTTGCGATTTCTCACTGCCCAACCTGTATGCACCATTCCCGCTCATGGACTGGCTTCTGCTGTGCATGGAGCTGCACAGCACCAAGAATGAAAAGATGGGCCCGAATAAACATGATTTTCTGCATGCCACACTTTGAGGCATCTATTTTATTTGAGAATACAGCTTACAAGTTAATAAGATTCAGGTTGTTCATCCTTCCCGCCGTCCATCCCTTGATCCACCCACccctcccttcttctctccctccaaGCACCCCTATTTGAGGCCCTGCTTTGCTAAGGGAGCAGGAGCAGTGAGCATACCACAACAAGCAGGCTGAATATTTTCCGGTCCAAACCTATTCACCAGGATTATTCATGACCAGTTCCCAAAGGATAAATGCCAAAAGTGCTTCCGCTTTGATAGATGAGGAGgggagtttaaaaaaaaaaagaataaaagaacattaaaagtTCAATAGTTTTtagagaggagggagaaagaataaagaacctgctaggaaaaaaaaaaaaaggagcggCATGTAGGTGTGCAGGAAGATGATGAGGAGCGAGTGGCGCAGAGCTGGGGGGctctcagccctgctgctctccagctgtgcccagctgtgccttctgcctccTCCAGCCATCCCTGCAGAGGGATAGGGATGCTGGGACCTCTCCCACACTGGAACAAGGTGGGAAGGAGGTTAAATAGCTCCTGGGCCGCCTCCTCCTGTCCAAGATGATGGTCTGTGAGTTGCTGCGGATAGAGTGAGGAAGAGAGTGGTAGTAGGGAGTGGGGAAACCTGGAGGAGAGTAGGTGAAAGGGAGAATTGTCCCAGAGTCCAAATTtctccagcaggagctgtgcTTATGTCCCCCCCATCCATCATCTTCCTGGGGTGCGAAAGGTCTCGTTGCAGGGAGACCatccacaaaaagaaaaatccaaaccaAAAATCCCAGAGCAGAACTGGCAGGAGCTTTGCACCAGAGCTGGCGGCAATGCAAGATTTCTGCCACAGGGAAAATCCCAACAAGCTCGAACTCACACTTTCCACCAGatcaggaataaaaaaaaagaaagaaaaagaaaaaaaaagccatctttCACAGCTCCTTTCTGAATGAAATCGCAAGCCATTGTGAACAAGATGTGCTGGCACACTGCGTAATGAGAATGTCAAACCTTTAGGAGATGAGACATCCGATGTAACAGATGTGGGATATAAAAGCGGATGTGTAGACACTGCATGAGAAACTGTGATTTTAATGCAAGCAGAAACATCAAAAAAGCCAACTGAAACAGCGAAACTGGAACGAAATGTTTTTGTCGGAGGAAAACCTGCTGGCATTAGAGGAACGGAAAGCGATCGGCAAGATGATCCGTTTCTGTTTTCTCCCGTCAAAAATGTCCATGGGAATTTGCATGttttggagaaaacagaagcGCCTTTTGCAAGGGAGAGCCGAGCTGTCGCAAAACGTCAGTGTACATTACTCTGCGCCCCGCTTGCAGGGGCAGGAGTGGCACCAAAAGTCGCAAGGTCACAGCGCCTCATCTCCAAGGACGTTTGTGCCCCTGAGTCAAACGTCcatttgttttaggaaaaaaaaacccaccttccCTCGCTCAGAGTCCAGCTCTTCCATCAGAAACCCCACTGGGCATCGGGCCGCGGTGCCCCGTGGCCGCGTCATCCTGGTAGGTCCCCATCTCTCTCTTCCTAATCCCCCCAACGGCCTCATCCGGCACTGCCCGCCCTGCTGTGCCAAACAAGAACCTATCCAGctacaaaaataacttctgaatatttgttttacCAGCTTATTTTTCAGCCAGATCAGTCCCGGATCTGGGAGCTGCTCAGATCTCCAGATCCGAAGTGGCAGCTGGGGAGGAAATATTTGAGATGGATtaagcagctctgccagcagaatCGTGATCGATGGTTTTCAAAAAGCAAGGAGCTGGGCCCCTCTTCACCTCTAGAGAGGTGAGTGGCCCTGGGCAAatcatttcacttctttttgGCCTTGA from Rhea pennata isolate bPtePen1 chromosome 25, bPtePen1.pri, whole genome shotgun sequence includes these protein-coding regions:
- the LOC134151009 gene encoding embryonic pepsinogen-like codes for the protein MRPLALLCAALALADRATRIPLQRGNELRDILREKGLLPHFFQHHRYDVGTKSPHAFPQVLEVAAEPLLNSLDVEYYGTISIGTPPQEFTVVFDTGSSNLWVPSVCCSSPACQNHQTFNPSNSSTYKSTSQSLSIQYGTGSMEGVVGSDTVTVASLVDTNQLFSLSATEPGKFFIFIKFDGILGLGYPSLATSEIMPVIHNMMKEGLVEQNLFSIYLSQETTGSVVTFGGVDESYFTSPINWIPVSYQGYWQISMDGVIVDGQEVACSGGCPAIVDTGTSFVAGPSSGIGNIQSAIGATPGTYGQYDVNCNYIGAMPDVVFVISGVQYPVSASAYTEQLRGGLPEHLWEPLDPGRCLHQGVLQHL